Within the Nitrosococcus wardiae genome, the region CCCATCTGGGAGCTACGATTACTTCCAGCATGGAAATTAGCAGTAACGAGGCCATCAAACAGGCAGTACAGGCCGGACTTGGCCTTGGGATCGTCTCCCAACACACGTTGGAGAAGGAGATCGCTTTACAGCGGTTGGTAATTCTAGAGGTTGATTCTTTCCCTATTATGCGCCATTGGTACATCGTGCACCGAAAAAGCAAGCGCTTCACCGCCCTGCACCAGGCCTTCAAGGATTTGGTTATGGAAGAGGCCCGGGGGTTGGTTAACAAAACACCTAAATGAAATCAGAAGTTTTACCGTTATTACCTCTTAGGACGGGGCTAAAAGGGTTAAAATATCCTATCAATTGAGGGCTAAGCTATCCTTAGTTCGACAAAGGCAGTAGTATCATTGATTCCAATGATAGAATTTTTCTAAAAACTTGCCGATTTAATAAAGTATTAAAAGAAAAAGTAAAGCGTCCGAAATCTTGAAGTTCTTAGAACAAAATATCCGCCTTCGATGTAAATCCCTAAGGGCCCTCGGGTGACTTTACTCTGGCGGAAAAAGCGATGGATGCTTGAGGATGTAGCATTCTCTGCGGAAGGTACTGATGTCCGATCCTGAACAAGCCCCTACCCCCTATTTCCTTAGCCTTAAATGGAAGGCAGTTTTGGTATTTAGCTTAGTTCTGGTTACGATTAATGCGTCCTTGGCAGGACTTGCTTATTTAGGGTTACAACGCCAATTTGCTTTGCAGCGCGAGCAAGTCTATTTGGATCATGTCCATAAAATCCAAGGGCTTATTAAAAATTCTTACCAGCGCATGGAGCAACTAGCAGATATTGTGCCGCTGTTGCGGGGAGGGAATGATGGTGATGGCTCCCTGATTAGGCAAATTCAGTCTATATTCAACCGGCATGGGTACTTGTTGCAAATGGTATGGGGGGTAGAAATAGCGAGTTTCTATTCTTCTGAAAATGAGTTATTGGTGTCTTGGGAACAGCAGGCCAATACGGGTGAGGTTTCGGAATGGGTGTATGCAGCGAATAAGAGAGAACAACCGGTTACCGGGCTAGATTGTAAGGATAAGTGTATCCAATATGTAGCGGTTCCCTTGCTTGCTAATAATGAACGCGCTGGCGTCTTACTGCTTGGTCGCTCTCTTGCCGATGTGGTGCTGGACTTCCAACGGATCTCCGGCGATGATATTGGCATCATTACGGCCAGCCAGCTGCATCCTAGGGGGGGAGTTGAGACAAGACGAGTGCTGCCTGAATGGAACATGCGGGTGACGGCCCTGACCCAGCTAGAGCACAATTTGCTCGTGTTACGGTCGGTGTCTGAAGGCTATTCGCTTGCCGCAGTAGGGGAGCGGCATATATGGCACCGCCATGGGGGTCGAGAATATGAAGTTCGTCTGATACCCATTAATGAGACGAGTGGAGAGACTCAGGCTCAGTTAGTGGTGATTAGTGATGTGACTAGTGCTCTTGCCGATATCCGGTTAGCGACTCGGCAAAGCCTGCTCGGTGGCTTCATCGGCCTCATGGTTTCCGAGATCCTTTTGCTGCTCTTGCTGTGGAAACCTATGGCTCGCTTGCAGCGGGTTGCTCTCAGTCTTCCCTATTTGGCTGAGCATGCTTTCGAGCAAGTCCGAGCACGCCTGAGTCAACCGATTCGACGTTTCTGGGGCCGAGATGAAATCGACGTCCTTAATAATACTGCCATCACCCTCTCCTATCAGTTAGAAGCGCTGCAGGCAGAAATACAAAAGCGGACCCGCAATTTAGCTGAGCGGCGGGATGATTTAGCGCGGGAACGGGACTTTGTCACCGGATTGTTAAATACGGCTCAGGTCATCATCCTAACCCAAAATGCTGCTGGGCAGGTGGTGATGTTAAACCGGCAAGGGCTAATAATCACAGGCTATAATGCCGACGAAATTGTCGGCCGACCCTTCAGTGAACTATTGGCGGGCGATAGAATTTCTCCCGAGGTGCTCCAGGAATTAGAAGAACTACGGGTGGGTCGCCGAGAACACGTGCGCGTAGATGCTGGGCTTCGCTGCCGGAATGGCAGCCAGCGTACTATTTCTTGGTTCCACTCTCGCCTGCTGGTCCATTCACCCCATGATGCCGTGGTGCTTAGCGTGGGGCATGATGTAACTGAAAGGGAGCAGGCGGAGCAACAATTGGCCTGGCTAGCGGATCATGATCCTTTGACTGAATTATTTAATCGGCGCCGTTTCCAAGGTGAGTTCGAGCAAATTCTCATGGCTTCCAAGCGTTATAAGCATAATGGAGGCCTGCTTTATTTTGATCTTGACCAATTCAAATATATTAACGATACCAGCGGCCATCAAGCTGGAGACGCCCTGTTGCGAATGGTGGCTGACAAGCTACGCCAAGTTGTTCGGGCGAGCGATGTCATCGCCCGCCTAGGGGGAGATGAATTTGCCGTGGTGATTCGCGAGTGTGACGCTGATGGCGCGGTCCAGGTGGCGCGAAAAGTCCGTACCCAACTAGGTACCTTAGAATTTCCAGCTCGAGGTCGTAACCACTCCATCTCTGCCAGTATCGGTATTGCGCTTTTCCCGCTCCATGGTACTACCGTCCATGATCTCATGGCCCACGCTGATCTAGCCATGTACCAGGCTAAGGAAGAAGGAAGAGGGCGTTGGCATTTATTCTCGAGCGATGAGCGAGTTCGTGAACGGATGCAGAATCGGGTCTATTGGAAAGAGCAGATCGAGCAAGCGCTTCGGGAAGATCGATTCTTGCTTTATTTCCAGCCGGTATTGAATATCTGCACCAATACCATAGGCCATTATGAAGTTCTGCTGCGAATGCGTGATTATCGGGGCAGAATTGTCTCTCCAGGTCAGTTTATCCCAGTTGCCGAGCAATCAGGTTTGATCCATTCCATCGATCATTTAGTATTGCGGAAGGCCATTACCAAGCAAGCGAGGTTGTGGTCCCAAGGGTATAAATTGACGCTATCTATTAATCTTTCAGGCCGGGTGGTGGATGATCCTGAATTGGTGCCTATATTAGAGGATTTATTAAGAACGACCGGCGTTGACCCTTCCTCATTGATGTTTGAAGTGACCGAGACGGCAGCAGTGGCCGATATGGTAGCCGCCGCAAACCTGATGCATAAAATAAAAGCCCATGGTTGCCAATTTGCCTTGGACGATTTTGGGGTGGGTTTTTCCTCCTTTTTTCACCTTAAGCAGTTGCCGGTTGATTATGTCAAAATTGATGGTGTGTTCGTTCGGCAATTAGCTGAAAACCATCAAGATCAGGTTTTTGTCAAGGCGCTAAGCGAGATTTCCAAAGGTCTTGGCAAGAAAGCCATCGCGGAATTTGTAGAAGATGCGGAGACCTTGGTATTGCTCCGCGAATACGGAGTGGATTATGCCCAAGGCTACTATATTGGCCGGCCGGCCCCTCACATTATCGAAACTCCATGCTCTGAGGGGAAGCTAGCCTAGTTCCGCTCATCCTAATAGGGGGATAAAGCCGGTGCACCTTGGCGTGCCTAGCCCGGAGCAAACCACTTTTTGATTTCGTTCTTTGGTAATGTTTGCCAGGGAGGTTTAACTTTAAGGTCTGGTTTGTTCTGATAAAGATCTTCCAATTCTCGAAGAAGAGCATTCATTTCTTGTAAGGAGGGAGAGGCTATTGTGGGCGCTGGATACCGCTCTGTAAAGCTAAGGATGATTTCCTTTAAGAGGGTTTCCTCAAGCTTATCTTGTTGCTGCTCGGTTAATTGGGTAAGCAAGGCAGGCAGCCATTGTTCCAGGTTAAATTCTCGGAGAGAAGCAGGTATTTCCCGAAGAACAACAACATTAGGCCCTAGCCGATGTAGCCCAAAACCGAGTGCTAATAGTTCAGAGGTATGTTGTTCTGTCCATTCTGCTTGCTGAGGAGAGACCTTGAAAGTGAGAGGGAGCAGTAAAGGCTGTCGGGTGATATGATCTCTGGCATAGGCAGCACGTAGGCGCCTTTGGGCTAAGTGGGCGTGAGCCGTAGGAAGGTCAACTAGCACTAATCCTTGGTCGTTTTCTGCGAGCAGATAGCGTCCGAGGACAAACGCCTGGGCTTGGCCAAGCAATGATGACTTATGGTGGTTTACTTTGCGGGAAAGGGTACGGCTCCTCCTTGGGTAAAGGCCATAGTTCTCCGCGGCTTCTGCTATAGGAAAGGCCCTCTCAAGCCGGCCTTGGTGGGGAATGCCAAGGAACTTTGGTGGAGGGTCCTGATTGATTTGCTGAGAACAAATTGGGACCTCCAAAGGAGACCCGCAAGGGGCGTCCCCTGGAAGGCGGGTCTCCATAGCTGGCCAAGGCGTCCCTGTTGAGTCAGCTTGTTCTAGTATTTCGGTTAAAGTGCGAACAATAAAACCATGAACTTGCCGGGCTTCTCGAAACCGGACCTCATTTTTGGCGGGGTGGGCATTGACATCTACTTGGCTGGGGGGCAACTCTAGATAGAGTAAATAGGCTGGGTGGCGTCCTTGAGGAAGGCGGTTGCCATAGGCTTGGCGAGTCGCATGAGTCAACAACCGGTCTCGAACCATGCGCTGGTTGACGTAGACGTACTGGAGGTCAGTTTGACTACGGCAGAATTCAGGATGCCCTAACCAACCCCACAGGCGCAGTCCTGCTGTCTCCCGCTTAAAATATAAACTATGCTCTGTAAAAGCCTGTCCGCAGATCTTGGCAATCCGTTTTAGCTGGTCAGGGGAGCGGAGGCAGGAAGGCAAGGTAAAAAGAGGACGGCGATTATAGCTTACCCGGAAGCTTACCTCGAAGTGACTGAGGGCCAGCCGTTCTAGGGTAGCACGCAGGTGCATAAACTCTGTTTTTTCTCCCCGGAGAAAGCGCCGTCGGGCGGGGGTGTTGTAAAATAAATCACGGACTTCGACGGTAGTGCCAACGGGATGAGCCACGGGTTGGGCTGTGGTATTTTCCCGAAGGCACCAGCCGTATTCCGCATTGACCACTCGGGAGCTGAGGCTGAGGTGGGAAACCGCTCCAATGCTTGCCAAGGCTTCGCCGCGAAAACCTAGGGTGGTGATGTTAAGTAATTGCTCTTGCTGGTGGATTTTACTAGTCGCGTGGGACCTTAAAGCCAGGTTCAGATCCTCAGGATGAATGCCGCAACCGTCATCACGAACTTGGATTAGCCCAATTCCCCCTGCCGCACTTTCGATCTCAATGCGTTGCGCCCCGGCATCCAAGGCGTTTTCCACCAGTTCCTTGAGCACTGAAGCGGGGCGCTCCACTACCTCGCCGGCGGCAATCTGATTAGCCAGGGCGGAGGACAGAAGTTGAATACGGGGAAGGGAAGAATCTGTCATGGGAAGCAGGAATATCCTCAAAAGCATTTCCCGTTTAATTTAGACTTAAGGAACTTGGGGCCGGGATGATAAAATACGCTGTCAATCCGTCCGTTCCTGGGGCGGGCGTTCACCGGTCTGCGTGGGTCCATCGGACCCAGGGCCTTTGCCGCCGACGCTGCCCTAAGCCCGGCTAGGCTCCCTCTAAATGGGAACCGCTATAGTTCTTGGAGCGACCTAAAAGCCTTCGTCCTGAGTATAGCAAAGGGTGGGGAGTGTTGGGGGGCTAAGGAATGAGTAAGATCTCCCCCTCCTTTATGCGGTCGCCTTCAAGGCCATTGACTAAGCGCAGTTGATTGAGATTCACGTCATAGTGCTGGGCAACCTCAGAGAGGGTATCGCCACGGCTGATAATATGGCGCCGTCGGGCAAGCAGGGTACCTGGCAGAGGGTTGCTGTAGAAATAGCGGCGGACGCCATCCATCATGGCTTTAGCTAGTCTCCGCTGGTGGTGTCGGCTGCGCAGTTTACGCTCTTCATGGGGGTTGGAAATGAAGGCGGTTTCTACCAGCACCGAAGGGACGTCTGGAGATTTGAGTACGGCAAAACCCGCATGTTGTACATTTCGATTATGGACTTGACTGACTTTCCCGAGGCCAGCGAGGATCGCCGCGGCGGTTCCAAGGCTTGCTTCGCGGGTGGAGGTTTGAGATAAATCAAGTAGCACTTGGGCTAAAAGATCGCCCTTGTCATTCAAGCTCACGCCACCGATGAGATCCGATTCATTTTCCTTTTTGGCTAGATAGCGCGCTGCTTCACTGCTTGCCCCTTTTTCTGAGAGGACATAGACGGAGGCACCGCGAGCCTTAGGATGAGTGAAAGCGTCAGCGTGGATAGAAATAAAAAGATCGGCTTTGTGTTGGCGGGCCTCATTGATCCGCTCTCTCAGACCGACGTAGTAATCGCCGTTGCGGATCATTATTGGATGCATGCCGGGTTCTCGTTCCACCAGCCGGGCTAATTCCCGAGCGATGGCCAGTACCACCTTCTTTTCTTGGGTTCCCTGAGGGCCGATGGCGCCTGGATCTTCACCCCCATGACCGGCGTCAATCGCAATCACAACATCCCGAAGTTTCTCCCTGTTGACAGAGGCCACTTCTTTGGTTGGTTTTGCTGGTTTTACCAGCTTTTGCGGAGGCTTTTTAATTTCGGTTGGGGTTAAATCAATGACCAGGCGATGACCATGCTTTTTATAGGGTTTTAGTAAAAAGCTTTTGGGACGTGCGGCATGGGTTAGATCGAGCACCACTCGCAGGATGCCATTGTTCTTGTCGGCGCTACGGAGTCCACGGAGTAAATCACTGTTAAAGCGACGGTTAGGAAGGGGTTGGGCTAGGCGAGTATTGGCCAGATCAATCACAATCCGGTGGGGTTTTGTTAGGGTAAAAACCCGATGTTGAGCAGGGGCGCTTAAATCGAAGACGAGTCGAGTTTTTTCCGCGGCAGGCCACACCCGCACTCCCTGCACCTGGGTCTTAGCAAAGGCTAGGACAGGTGCGAGGCAAAGTAATAATTGACACGCTATTCTTCTCACGATAACTGAAATATCGACTATTTTAGAACCCATCTTTAATCCCACCTGGCTAGGATGGAATAAGTTTATTTTTCTTTGTTTTTTTATAGATAGGATTTGTTTTTGTCAAGTTTTCTAGAAACTAATTTCAGTTTTAAGGTGGTGGAGCAACTGCTTTCCCCGTTCCGTCCTAGCTTCTAAACGGGCTAACCGGCTCTGGGTTCCCTTGTATTCCAGAGTCACCTGGAGATCGGGAAGCGGCAGCAAGCTTGCCCCCCGCTCCGGCCATTCCACAAGGCAGATAGCCTCCGGGCTGAAATAATCTTGAATACCCATGAATTCCAGCTCTTGTGGATCGCTTAAACGATAGAGATCAAAGTGATACAGCTGCCGTTGGCCCACAGTATAGGGTTCTACTAGGGTATAAGTGGGGCTCTTGACCGCACCTTGGTGTCCAAGGGCTTGCAGGAAGCCCCGGGCAAGTGTGGTTTTCCCTACGCCCAAGGTTCCAATGA harbors:
- a CDS encoding EAL domain-containing protein → MSDPEQAPTPYFLSLKWKAVLVFSLVLVTINASLAGLAYLGLQRQFALQREQVYLDHVHKIQGLIKNSYQRMEQLADIVPLLRGGNDGDGSLIRQIQSIFNRHGYLLQMVWGVEIASFYSSENELLVSWEQQANTGEVSEWVYAANKREQPVTGLDCKDKCIQYVAVPLLANNERAGVLLLGRSLADVVLDFQRISGDDIGIITASQLHPRGGVETRRVLPEWNMRVTALTQLEHNLLVLRSVSEGYSLAAVGERHIWHRHGGREYEVRLIPINETSGETQAQLVVISDVTSALADIRLATRQSLLGGFIGLMVSEILLLLLLWKPMARLQRVALSLPYLAEHAFEQVRARLSQPIRRFWGRDEIDVLNNTAITLSYQLEALQAEIQKRTRNLAERRDDLARERDFVTGLLNTAQVIILTQNAAGQVVMLNRQGLIITGYNADEIVGRPFSELLAGDRISPEVLQELEELRVGRREHVRVDAGLRCRNGSQRTISWFHSRLLVHSPHDAVVLSVGHDVTEREQAEQQLAWLADHDPLTELFNRRRFQGEFEQILMASKRYKHNGGLLYFDLDQFKYINDTSGHQAGDALLRMVADKLRQVVRASDVIARLGGDEFAVVIRECDADGAVQVARKVRTQLGTLEFPARGRNHSISASIGIALFPLHGTTVHDLMAHADLAMYQAKEEGRGRWHLFSSDERVRERMQNRVYWKEQIEQALREDRFLLYFQPVLNICTNTIGHYEVLLRMRDYRGRIVSPGQFIPVAEQSGLIHSIDHLVLRKAITKQARLWSQGYKLTLSINLSGRVVDDPELVPILEDLLRTTGVDPSSLMFEVTETAAVADMVAAANLMHKIKAHGCQFALDDFGVGFSSFFHLKQLPVDYVKIDGVFVRQLAENHQDQVFVKALSEISKGLGKKAIAEFVEDAETLVLLREYGVDYAQGYYIGRPAPHIIETPCSEGKLA
- the mutL gene encoding DNA mismatch repair endonuclease MutL, with the protein product MTDSSLPRIQLLSSALANQIAAGEVVERPASVLKELVENALDAGAQRIEIESAAGGIGLIQVRDDGCGIHPEDLNLALRSHATSKIHQQEQLLNITTLGFRGEALASIGAVSHLSLSSRVVNAEYGWCLRENTTAQPVAHPVGTTVEVRDLFYNTPARRRFLRGEKTEFMHLRATLERLALSHFEVSFRVSYNRRPLFTLPSCLRSPDQLKRIAKICGQAFTEHSLYFKRETAGLRLWGWLGHPEFCRSQTDLQYVYVNQRMVRDRLLTHATRQAYGNRLPQGRHPAYLLYLELPPSQVDVNAHPAKNEVRFREARQVHGFIVRTLTEILEQADSTGTPWPAMETRLPGDAPCGSPLEVPICSQQINQDPPPKFLGIPHQGRLERAFPIAEAAENYGLYPRRSRTLSRKVNHHKSSLLGQAQAFVLGRYLLAENDQGLVLVDLPTAHAHLAQRRLRAAYARDHITRQPLLLPLTFKVSPQQAEWTEQHTSELLALGFGLHRLGPNVVVLREIPASLREFNLEQWLPALLTQLTEQQQDKLEETLLKEIILSFTERYPAPTIASPSLQEMNALLRELEDLYQNKPDLKVKPPWQTLPKNEIKKWFAPG
- a CDS encoding N-acetylmuramoyl-L-alanine amidase yields the protein MGSKIVDISVIVRRIACQLLLCLAPVLAFAKTQVQGVRVWPAAEKTRLVFDLSAPAQHRVFTLTKPHRIVIDLANTRLAQPLPNRRFNSDLLRGLRSADKNNGILRVVLDLTHAARPKSFLLKPYKKHGHRLVIDLTPTEIKKPPQKLVKPAKPTKEVASVNREKLRDVVIAIDAGHGGEDPGAIGPQGTQEKKVVLAIARELARLVEREPGMHPIMIRNGDYYVGLRERINEARQHKADLFISIHADAFTHPKARGASVYVLSEKGASSEAARYLAKKENESDLIGGVSLNDKGDLLAQVLLDLSQTSTREASLGTAAAILAGLGKVSQVHNRNVQHAGFAVLKSPDVPSVLVETAFISNPHEERKLRSRHHQRRLAKAMMDGVRRYFYSNPLPGTLLARRRHIISRGDTLSEVAQHYDVNLNQLRLVNGLEGDRIKEGEILLIP
- the tsaE gene encoding tRNA (adenosine(37)-N6)-threonylcarbamoyltransferase complex ATPase subunit type 1 TsaE; this translates as MVEITLTGKEATLALGAHLARTCEKTGVVIFLIGTLGVGKTTLARGFLQALGHQGAVKSPTYTLVEPYTVGQRQLYHFDLYRLSDPQELEFMGIQDYFSPEAICLVEWPERGASLLPLPDLQVTLEYKGTQSRLARLEARTERGKQLLHHLKTEISF